The following coding sequences are from one Triticum dicoccoides isolate Atlit2015 ecotype Zavitan chromosome 4A, WEW_v2.0, whole genome shotgun sequence window:
- the LOC119286385 gene encoding calcium-dependent protein kinase 24-like, with protein sequence MQPDASGNAGGGANPRPKLPPVAAAPAPSGRPASVLPHKTANVRDHYRIGKKLGQGQFGTTYLCVAKEDGGEFACKSIPKRKLLCREDYEDVWREIQIMHHLSEHPNVVRIRGAYEDALFVHIVMELCAGGELFDRIVAKGHYTERAAAQLIRTIVGVVEACHSLGVMHRDLKPENFLFASTAEDAPLKTTDFGLSMFYKPGDKFSDVVGSPYYVAPEVLQKCYGPEADVWSAGVILYILLCGVPPFWAETEAGIFRQILRGKLDFESEPWPSISDSAKDLVRTMLCRDPTKRLSAHEVLCHPWIVDDAVAPDKPIDSAVLSRLKHFSAMNKLKKMALRVIAESLSEEEIGGLRELFKMIDADNSGTITFDELKDGLKRVGSELTEHEIQALMDAADIDNSGTIDYGEFIAATLHMNKLEREENLVSAFSFFDKDGSGFITIDELSHACRKFGLDDVHLEDMIKDVDQNNDGQIDYSEFTAMMRKGNAGATGRRTMRNSLNLNLGDILNPSNS encoded by the exons ATGCAGCCGGACGCGAGCGGCAACGCTGGCGGCGGCGCGAATCCGAGGCCGAAGCTGCCGCCGGTGGCCGCCGCGCCGGCGCCGTCCGGGCGGCCGGCGTCCGTGCTGCCGCACAAGACGGCCAACGTGCGGGACCACTACCGCATCGGGAAGAAGCTGGGGCAGGGGCAGTTCGGCACCACCTACCTGTGCGTGGCCAAGGAGGACGGCGGCGAGTTCGCGTGCAAGTCCATCCCCAAGCGCAAGCTGCTGTGCCGCGAGGACTACGAGGACGTCTGGCGCGAGATCCAGATCATGCACCACCTCTCCGAGCACCCCAACGTCGTCCGCATCCGTGGCGCCTACGAGGACGCGCTCTTCGTGCACATTGTCATGGAGCTCTGCGCCGGCGGGGAGCTCTTCGACCGCATCGTGGCCAAGGGGCACTACACCGAGCGTGCTGCAGCGCAGCTCATCAGGACGATCGTTGGGGTCGTAGAGGCATGCCACTCGCTCGGCGTCATGCACCGGGATCTCAAGCCGGAGAACTTCCTGTTTGCCAGCACTGCCGAGGACGCCCCGCTCAAGACCACCGATTTTGGGCTATCCATGTTCTACAAGCCCG GTGACAAATTCTCTGATGTTGTTGGGAGCCCCTACTATGTTGCACCTGAGGTGCTTCAGAAATGCTATGGTCCAGAAGCTGATGTCTGGAGTGCTGGGGTGATTCTGTACATTTTGCTATGTGGTGTCCCCCCTTTCTGGGCAG AAACTGAAGCAGGAATCTTCAGACAGATCCTTCGAGGCAAACTTGATTTTGAGTCTGAGCCCTGGCCTAGTATCTCTGACAGCGCTAAAGATCTAGTCCGTACTATGCTTTGCAGGGATCCTACAAAGCGACTCTCTGCTCATGAGGTTCTTT GTCACCCATGGATTGTTGATGATGCTGTGGCACCTGATAAGCCTATTGATTCTGCTGTTTTGTCAAGACTGAAGCATTTTTCTGCAATGAACAAGCTCAAGAAGATGGCATTGAGG gttATTGCTGAAAGCCTGTCTGAGGAAGAGATTGGAGGTCTAAGGGAGCTGTTCAAAATGATTGATGCCGACAATAGTGGAACTATAACATTTGATGAGCTGAAAGATGGCTTGAAAAGGGTGGGCTCAGAGCTAACAGAACATGAAATCCAGGCTTTAATGGATGCG gCGGACATCGACAACAGCGGAACGATTGATTATGGTGAATTCATCGCAGCTACATTGCACATGAATAAACTAGAGAGGGAGGAGAACTTGGTGTCAGCATTCTCGTTTTTTGACAAGGATGGAAGTGGATTCATCACCATCGATGAGCTATCACATGCATGCCGCAAATTTGGTCTGGATGATGTTCACCTTGAGGATATGATCAAAGATGTCGATCAGAACAAT GACGGGCAAATCGATTACAGTGAGTTCACGGCGATGATGAGGAAGGGCAATGCGGGTGCAACAGGGAGGCGAACCATGAGGAACAGCTTGAATCTGAATCTCGGCGACATCTTGAATCCCAGCAACAGCTAA
- the LOC119283579 gene encoding integrator complex subunit 3-like — MAPPPPRLLAGGDHSPPPTSTSSPEHPLLSAHLLLPDPSPSDLSSPHLPHALAFSFLTHPGRFPAFYHSFASALLSLPFPLLLPHPRARLLLAAAELTRAAAPGFAPLLLSLLRRVPFPGDARLLDHIREHSSFLVAEEPQLLASAVFAFLRLLARNRLAPFPRSAECSNCEECKSAKNLEECGEKLVSFCVSVLRDHFQVCTLIGRDLVRSLHELVLVPEFQGLWKDLILARNVDICRVVTPGWCTALSISPEMETQLLFLMNNVKWGSQKRYQLWFARKHLMVPGGEERIPDIVRFICCGYLPTNEVIQSGVIARWAVIGWLLTSCSKGYIVANAKLALFYDWLFFDETKGNVMNIEPAMLLMLNSISQYVDITNMLLEFLFLLIENYEVRRKEAIEQSVRCAFTVLVKKGVLPSLELLTCCEKLSPLLRQKLVAFLSSTTPVAAVEACLKPINEVSKAAELKKRVCSN; from the exons atggcgccgccgccgccacggctgctcgccggcggcgaccacagtcCGCCCCCCACGTCAACCTCCTCCCCGGAGCACCCTCTCCTCTCCGCGCACCTCCTCCTCCCCGACCCATCCCCCTCCGATCTCTCCTCCCCGCACCTCCCCCACGCCCTAGCCTTCTCCTTCCTCACCCACCC GGGCCGCTTCCCCGCCTTCTACCACTCCttcgcctccgccctcctctcgctccccttcccgctcctcctcccccacccacgcgcccgcctcctcctcgccgccgccgagctcaccCGCGCGGCCGCGCCGGGCTTCGCGCCCCTACTCCTGTCCCTCCTCCGCCGCGTGCCCTTCCCCGGAGACGCCCGCCTCCTCGACCACATCCGCGAGCATTCCTCCTTCCTCGTCGCCGAGGAGCCGCAGCTCCTCGCCTCCGCGGTCTTCGCGTTCCTCCGCCTCCTCGCCAGGAACCGCCTCGCTCCGTTCCCCAGGAGCGCCGAGTGCAGCAACTGCGAGGAGTGCAAGAGCGCGAAGAACCTCGAAGAGTGCGGAGAGAAGCTGGTGTCCTTCTGCGTCTCGGTGCTGCGGGATCACTTCCAGGTGTGCACGCTGATCGGGAGGGACCTTGTGCGATCGCTCCATGAGCTGGTGCTCGTGCCGGAGTTCCAGGGACTATGGAAAGACTTGATCCTGGCCCGAAACGTTGACATCTGCCGGGTTGTCACTCCAGGTTGGTGCACAGCCTTGTCTATCTCGCCGGAGATGGAGACGCAACTGCTGTTCTTGATGAACAATGTGAAGTGGGGAAGCCAGAAGAGGTACCAGCTGTGGTTTGCGAGGAAGCATTTGATGGTgcctggaggggaggagaggatacCGGACATTGTCCGCTTCATATGCTGCGGGTACCTCCCGACCAATGAGGTTATACAGTCTGGTGTCATTGCCCGCTGGGCGGTCATCGGTTGGTTGCTGACTAGTTGCAGCAAGGGATACATCGTAGCGAATGCGAAGTTGGCGCTGTTCTATGACTGGCTGTTTTTTGATGAGACTAAGGGTAACGTCATGAACATTGAGCCAGCAATGCTTCTGATGTTGAACTCAATATCTCAGTATGTAGATATCACAAACATGCTACTCGAGTTCTTATTTCTCCTGATTGAGAACTATGAGGTGCGGAGGAAGGAGGCCATCGAGCAGTCTGTGAGGTGTGCATTTACAGTGCTGGTGAAGAAAGGAGTGCTCCCGTCATTGGAGTTGTTGACATGCTGCGAGAAGCTATCGCCACTGCTTAGGCAGAAGCTTGTGGCATTTTTATCTAGTACAACTCCTGTAGCAGCTGTAGAAGCCTGCTTGAAACCGATTAATGAGGTTTCTAAAGCAGCAGAGTTGAAGAAGAGAGTTTGCTCAAACTAG